In Marixanthomonas ophiurae, one genomic interval encodes:
- a CDS encoding ABC-F family ATP-binding cassette domain-containing protein has product MLSVSNLSVQFGKRVLFDEVSTQFVQGNCYGIIGANGAGKSTFLKIISGKQEPTSGHVHLESGKRMSVLEQNHNAYDEHTVLETVLQGNKPLFEIKTQIDALYADYTDENADKIGELQVVFEEMNGWNADSDAAAMLSNLGVDESLHYTMMSDIDGKQKVRVLLAQALFGSPDVLIMDEPTNDLDYETITWLENFLANYDNCVIVVSHDRHFLDAVCTHISDIDFGKITHYSGNYTFWYESSQLAMRQRAQQNKKAEEKKKELEDFIRRFSANVAKSKQATSRKKMIEKLNVDAIKPSSRRYPAIIFDREREAGDQILEVNKLSASLDGEVLFKDAHINLVKGDKVVIYSRDSRATTAFYEIISGNLEADAGDYKWGITTLQSYLPLDNEKFFENDMSLVDWLRQYAKTEEEREEVHIRGFLGKMLFSGEEALKKSNVLSGGEKVRCMLSRMMMMRANVLMLDEPTNHLDLESITAFNNSLKNFKGTVMLTTHDHEFAQTVGNRVIELTPNGVIDRYATFDEYMNDKKLKEQRDKMYAVEA; this is encoded by the coding sequence ATGCTTTCAGTTTCAAATTTATCAGTTCAGTTTGGAAAACGTGTGTTATTCGATGAAGTAAGCACACAGTTTGTTCAAGGAAATTGCTACGGAATAATCGGTGCTAATGGTGCTGGTAAATCTACATTTTTAAAAATAATATCTGGAAAACAAGAGCCTACATCAGGTCACGTTCATTTAGAATCTGGAAAGCGCATGTCTGTTTTAGAGCAGAATCACAACGCTTATGATGAGCATACCGTTTTGGAAACTGTTCTTCAAGGTAACAAACCTTTGTTTGAAATAAAGACTCAAATAGATGCACTTTATGCAGATTATACAGATGAAAACGCTGATAAAATTGGGGAGCTTCAAGTAGTTTTTGAAGAAATGAATGGATGGAATGCCGATAGCGATGCGGCAGCAATGCTTTCAAACTTAGGTGTTGATGAGAGTTTGCACTATACTATGATGAGTGATATAGATGGTAAGCAAAAGGTGAGAGTGTTATTAGCACAAGCATTATTTGGCAGCCCTGACGTATTGATTATGGATGAGCCTACCAATGACCTAGATTATGAAACCATTACATGGCTTGAAAATTTCTTAGCTAACTATGACAACTGCGTGATAGTGGTATCTCACGACCGTCACTTTTTAGATGCAGTTTGTACACATATTAGTGATATTGACTTCGGAAAAATAACACACTACAGCGGTAACTATACTTTTTGGTATGAAAGTAGTCAATTAGCCATGCGTCAAAGAGCTCAACAGAACAAAAAAGCCGAAGAAAAGAAAAAAGAATTAGAAGATTTTATTCGTCGCTTTAGTGCCAACGTAGCTAAGTCGAAACAAGCAACTTCGAGAAAGAAAATGATCGAAAAGCTGAACGTCGATGCTATTAAACCTTCTAGTCGTCGTTATCCCGCCATTATTTTTGATCGTGAGCGTGAAGCGGGTGACCAAATACTTGAGGTGAATAAATTATCGGCTTCTTTAGATGGAGAGGTTTTGTTTAAAGATGCACATATCAATTTAGTAAAGGGAGATAAAGTAGTTATATACTCAAGAGATTCCCGTGCTACAACTGCTTTTTATGAAATTATAAGCGGAAACTTAGAAGCAGATGCTGGTGACTATAAATGGGGTATAACGACACTACAAAGTTATTTACCATTGGATAATGAAAAATTCTTTGAAAACGATATGTCATTAGTAGATTGGTTGCGTCAATACGCCAAAACCGAAGAAGAACGCGAAGAAGTTCACATTCGTGGCTTTTTAGGAAAAATGTTGTTCAGTGGAGAAGAAGCCTTGAAAAAATCGAATGTACTTTCTGGAGGTGAAAAAGTGCGGTGTATGTTAAGTAGAATGATGATGATGCGCGCTAATGTATTGATGCTGGATGAACCAACCAATCACTTAGATTTAGAATCTATTACAGCGTTCAACAATTCTTTAAAGAACTTTAAAGGGACGGTTATGTTAACCACACATGATCACGAATTTGCACAAACTGTTGGTAATCGTGTGATCGAATTGACACCAAATGGTGTGATAGATCGCTACGCTACTTTCGATGAGTATATGAATGATAAAAAACTAAAAGAACAGCGTGATAAAATGTATGCTGTAGAAGCTTAA
- a CDS encoding putative signal transducing protein yields the protein MSENPEETIRIYTGPTMLAQALRSRLNDINIEPITKDDHQSGIVSGFATGVPGQVRLFIRKDELPKAQSVIDLFLKDVEEE from the coding sequence ATGAGCGAAAACCCTGAAGAAACCATACGAATTTATACAGGTCCAACAATGTTAGCACAAGCGCTGAGATCAAGGCTGAACGATATTAACATTGAACCTATAACCAAAGACGATCACCAAAGTGGCATTGTTAGTGGTTTTGCCACTGGTGTCCCTGGACAGGTACGGTTATTTATCCGCAAGGATGAATTGCCTAAAGCACAGTCAGTAATAGATTTGTTTTTGAAAGATGTGGAAGAAGAATAA
- a CDS encoding fasciclin domain-containing protein — MKKFKTVVAVLTMALIASTSTSFAQDKMMKDKKMKEKTVMVGGAEMYPSKNIVENAVNSKDHTTLVAAVKAADLVETLQGDGPFTVFAPTNKAFDKLPEGTVATLLKPENKKKLQTVLTYHVVAGDMKAADIVAAIKKGNGKATFKTVSGGKLTAMMKGKKVVLKDENGGMAMVTTANVNQSNGVIHVIDSVVLPK, encoded by the coding sequence ATGAAAAAGTTTAAAACAGTAGTAGCGGTATTAACAATGGCTTTGATAGCCAGTACTAGCACATCATTTGCACAAGATAAAATGATGAAAGACAAAAAAATGAAAGAAAAAACAGTTATGGTTGGCGGTGCCGAAATGTACCCTAGCAAAAATATAGTAGAAAATGCTGTAAACTCTAAAGATCATACAACATTAGTAGCTGCTGTAAAAGCTGCAGATTTAGTTGAAACTTTACAAGGTGACGGACCTTTTACGGTTTTCGCCCCAACAAATAAAGCATTCGATAAATTACCAGAAGGAACAGTTGCTACTTTATTGAAACCAGAAAATAAAAAGAAATTACAAACCGTACTTACCTATCATGTGGTTGCAGGTGATATGAAAGCTGCAGATATTGTTGCTGCTATTAAAAAGGGTAATGGTAAAGCAACTTTCAAAACTGTAAGCGGTGGGAAATTGACTGCTATGATGAAGGGAAAAAAAGTAGTATTAAAAGATGAAAATGGTGGTATGGCAATGGTGACTACTGCAAACGTTAACCAATCGAACGGTGTGATTCACGTAATAGATTCAGTTGTATTGCCAAAGTAA
- the pheT gene encoding phenylalanine--tRNA ligase subunit beta — MKISYNWLKQFINLDWSPEKTGELLTNLGLEVEGIEKFTSVPGGLEGIVVGHVTECVEHPNADRLKLTKVDLGNGEPVQIVCGAPNVAAGQKVPVATVGTTLYDAKGEPWQIKKGKIRGEVSMGMICAEDELGLGQSHDGIMVLDNDLVPGKPAHELFNIENDVVFEIGLTPNRADAMSHWGVARDLRAGLLQENISLELITPSTSSFHVDNRTLKIDVDVEDMDKAPRYCGVTISGLTVEQSPTWLQNRLQAIGITPINNIVDITNYVCHDLGQPLHAFDAAKIKGSEVTVKTLPGGTTFTTLDEVERELHEDDLMICDAEGPMCIAGVFGGINSGVSETTTSIFLESAYFDPISVRKTAKRHGLNTDASFRFERGIDPNTCKYAMLRAVLLIQEIAGGEITSEIVDIYPKKIEDHQVYLNFDNAAKLIGEEISPETIKDILNSLDMKINSVTESGIGMLIPAYRNDVTREVDVIEEVLRVYGYNNINFTEKLNASIAITQPVEDYKVQNKVGDQLTALGFHEMMANSLTNPDFIEFSEALKQEHNVTMLNPLSNDLSVLRQSMLFGNLEALAYNSNRRMPNVKLFEFGKTYHNFSEGRIENKHLSILISGEKTEDNWANPSKQTTFFYGKGIVSSILERLGVNNISEKDTKNDIFSEAISISANKKTLVEFGILKKKLIKKFDVEAEVFYADFNWDEVLSAISRNGFQVKPIPKYPQVKRDFALLLDENITFKELKEAAKQTEKKLLVAMNLFDVYTGENLPEGKKSYAVSFTLQDDKKTLTDKQIDKIMKKLQQRFEKDFGATLR; from the coding sequence ATGAAGATATCGTACAACTGGCTTAAACAATTTATTAATCTGGACTGGAGTCCTGAAAAAACAGGCGAACTCCTTACCAATTTAGGACTCGAAGTAGAAGGGATTGAAAAATTCACTTCTGTTCCCGGAGGTTTGGAAGGAATTGTAGTAGGCCACGTTACTGAATGTGTAGAGCATCCTAATGCTGACCGATTAAAGTTAACAAAAGTTGACTTAGGAAATGGCGAACCCGTGCAAATTGTATGTGGCGCTCCTAACGTAGCTGCAGGGCAAAAAGTTCCTGTTGCAACGGTAGGTACCACGCTATATGATGCTAAAGGGGAACCTTGGCAAATAAAAAAAGGGAAAATTCGCGGCGAAGTAAGTATGGGAATGATCTGTGCCGAAGATGAATTAGGTTTAGGCCAAAGTCATGACGGTATTATGGTTTTAGACAATGACCTTGTACCAGGAAAACCCGCCCACGAATTATTTAATATAGAAAATGATGTAGTTTTCGAAATTGGTCTAACTCCCAACCGTGCCGATGCCATGAGCCATTGGGGCGTAGCACGCGATTTACGTGCAGGCTTGTTGCAAGAAAATATTTCATTGGAACTGATAACACCATCCACCAGTAGCTTTCACGTTGATAACCGTACCTTAAAAATCGATGTGGATGTGGAAGATATGGACAAGGCCCCAAGATATTGCGGAGTTACTATAAGTGGCTTAACAGTTGAGCAATCCCCCACTTGGCTACAAAACCGATTACAAGCCATCGGGATTACCCCTATTAATAATATTGTAGATATTACTAATTATGTGTGTCATGACCTTGGTCAACCTCTGCATGCATTCGATGCAGCAAAAATAAAAGGTAGCGAAGTAACGGTAAAAACATTACCTGGAGGAACTACTTTTACTACCTTAGACGAAGTAGAACGTGAGTTACACGAGGATGATTTAATGATTTGTGATGCTGAAGGCCCTATGTGTATTGCTGGAGTTTTTGGCGGCATCAATAGCGGTGTTAGCGAAACAACTACGAGCATCTTTCTAGAAAGTGCTTATTTTGATCCGATAAGTGTTCGGAAAACAGCTAAAAGACACGGTTTAAACACAGACGCTTCTTTCCGTTTTGAAAGAGGAATTGACCCAAATACCTGCAAATACGCCATGTTAAGGGCTGTACTTTTAATTCAAGAAATTGCAGGTGGTGAAATTACTAGTGAGATTGTGGATATATATCCTAAAAAAATTGAGGATCACCAAGTGTACCTCAATTTTGATAATGCCGCTAAGTTAATTGGTGAAGAAATTTCTCCAGAAACTATTAAGGACATTCTCAACTCGCTCGATATGAAAATAAACAGCGTAACCGAAAGCGGGATTGGTATGCTAATCCCAGCCTATCGAAACGATGTTACCCGTGAAGTAGATGTAATTGAAGAGGTTTTGCGTGTTTATGGCTATAACAACATTAATTTTACCGAAAAGCTGAACGCTTCAATCGCAATTACACAACCCGTTGAAGACTATAAAGTACAAAATAAAGTTGGCGACCAACTAACTGCTTTAGGCTTTCATGAAATGATGGCCAATTCGCTTACAAACCCTGATTTTATTGAGTTTTCTGAAGCTTTAAAACAAGAGCATAACGTTACCATGTTAAACCCATTGAGTAACGATCTTTCGGTGTTGCGGCAATCCATGTTGTTTGGCAATTTGGAAGCACTAGCCTATAATAGTAATCGTCGCATGCCAAATGTAAAACTATTCGAGTTTGGGAAAACCTACCATAATTTTTCTGAAGGACGAATAGAAAACAAACATTTATCTATATTAATCTCTGGGGAGAAAACCGAAGATAATTGGGCAAATCCTTCAAAACAGACTACTTTTTTCTACGGAAAAGGGATTGTTAGTTCTATTTTAGAAAGACTTGGTGTTAACAACATAAGTGAAAAAGATACTAAGAACGATATCTTTTCTGAAGCTATTTCCATTTCAGCAAACAAAAAAACACTTGTTGAATTCGGAATTTTAAAGAAAAAGCTTATCAAAAAATTTGATGTAGAAGCTGAAGTGTTCTACGCAGATTTTAATTGGGATGAAGTATTGAGCGCTATTTCCCGAAACGGATTTCAGGTTAAACCCATTCCAAAATATCCACAAGTAAAACGAGATTTTGCGTTATTGTTAGACGAGAACATCACTTTTAAAGAACTAAAAGAGGCCGCCAAACAAACGGAAAAGAAGTTATTGGTAGCTATGAACCTTTTTGACGTATATACCGGTGAAAACCTTCCGGAAGGCAAAAAATCGTATGCTGTTAGTTTTACCTTACAAGACGATAAAAAAACATTGACCGACAAGCAAATAGACAAAATCATGAAAAAGCTACAACAACGTTTTGAAAAAGACTTTGGTGCTACCTTGCGTTAA
- a CDS encoding TlpA disulfide reductase family protein, whose amino-acid sequence MKYLGYIIIVLFFVSCSEDKQPLKTGPWRAVMQLDNEKEIPFLLEFKKDSSFVIINAEEQINVDDVVFKGDSIFISHPVFEGMIKGTYTKDSIKGNFIKPSLNRTVPIVMSSGRKARFDVNAAPNTIVTGNWETVFSPDSPKDRYVAKGVFDQRGNRLTGTFLTTTGDYRYLDGVVENDSVKLSTFDGAHAFMFEAKVTQNDSVMEGMFYSGNHWKEPFTAKRNDNYKLPEADSLTFLKKGYDSLKFAFPTIKGDTISLKDKRFRDKVVVVQLMGTWCPNCLDETKYLSEYYKDKPDNVEIVSLAFEYAPTKEKAIQAITKFKKAVDVKYPILLAQYGNSSKQQANDKLPMLNHVLSYPTTIFIDKKGKVRRIHTGFTGPASGEKYEEFKKEFERFTEMLADE is encoded by the coding sequence ATGAAATATCTAGGGTATATTATAATCGTATTGTTTTTTGTTTCCTGTTCAGAGGATAAACAGCCTTTAAAAACTGGACCATGGCGTGCTGTAATGCAATTAGACAATGAAAAAGAAATCCCTTTTTTACTAGAGTTTAAAAAGGACAGCAGCTTTGTAATAATTAATGCTGAAGAACAAATAAATGTAGATGATGTAGTTTTTAAGGGGGATTCTATTTTTATCTCGCATCCTGTTTTTGAAGGGATGATAAAAGGAACTTATACAAAAGACAGCATTAAAGGAAATTTTATAAAACCCAGCTTAAATAGAACCGTTCCTATTGTAATGAGTAGTGGGAGGAAAGCTAGGTTTGATGTGAATGCAGCTCCAAATACAATCGTGACGGGAAATTGGGAAACCGTTTTTAGTCCCGACTCGCCCAAAGATCGTTATGTCGCCAAAGGGGTTTTTGATCAAAGAGGTAATCGACTTACCGGGACTTTTTTAACTACAACTGGCGATTATAGATATTTAGATGGGGTTGTGGAAAACGATTCGGTCAAACTTTCTACTTTTGATGGAGCCCATGCATTTATGTTTGAAGCTAAAGTAACCCAAAATGATAGCGTCATGGAAGGCATGTTTTATAGTGGTAATCATTGGAAAGAACCTTTTACTGCTAAAAGAAATGACAATTATAAGTTGCCTGAAGCCGATTCATTAACATTCTTAAAAAAAGGCTACGATTCTTTGAAATTCGCTTTTCCAACTATAAAAGGTGATACTATTTCTTTAAAAGATAAACGATTTCGAGATAAAGTGGTGGTGGTTCAATTAATGGGAACTTGGTGCCCCAATTGTCTAGATGAAACCAAATACCTTTCAGAATACTATAAAGATAAACCTGACAATGTAGAAATTGTTTCATTGGCTTTTGAATATGCACCTACCAAAGAAAAAGCCATACAGGCAATTACCAAATTTAAAAAAGCTGTTGATGTAAAATATCCAATTTTATTGGCTCAATACGGAAATAGTAGCAAACAACAAGCGAATGATAAGTTACCGATGCTAAATCACGTGCTTTCTTACCCAACAACTATTTTTATTGATAAAAAAGGAAAGGTTCGTAGAATACACACAGGATTTACAGGTCCTGCTTCGGGTGAAAAATATGAAGAATTTAAAAAAGAATTTGAACGTTTTACCGAAATGTTAGCAGATGAATAA
- a CDS encoding YdeI/OmpD-associated family protein gives MSKKPELYFPKDIEWREWLKENHQNHSQGVYLIFHKVDADIPSMRWEEAVKVALCYGWIDSTVKSLGNGKRRQYFCPRNPKSTWSALNKKYISELEQEGLIHQSGWNSIETAKENGKWTEMDDVENLLVPEDLQKSFNKNPKAFENYQNFAPSYRKSYLSWLHSAKRKATRHKRIEEIVAYCKNNMKSRS, from the coding sequence ATGTCTAAAAAACCTGAACTATATTTCCCTAAAGATATTGAATGGCGTGAATGGTTGAAAGAAAATCACCAAAACCATTCACAAGGGGTTTATTTAATTTTTCATAAGGTTGATGCCGACATCCCTTCTATGCGATGGGAAGAAGCGGTAAAAGTTGCGTTGTGTTACGGATGGATTGATAGTACGGTGAAAAGCTTGGGGAATGGAAAAAGACGCCAATATTTTTGCCCGCGTAATCCAAAAAGTACGTGGAGTGCCCTTAATAAAAAGTATATTTCAGAATTAGAACAAGAAGGTTTGATACATCAAAGCGGATGGAATTCTATTGAAACTGCTAAAGAAAATGGTAAATGGACTGAAATGGACGATGTTGAAAACTTACTTGTTCCAGAGGATTTACAGAAGTCTTTTAATAAAAATCCAAAAGCTTTTGAAAACTATCAAAACTTTGCACCTAGCTACCGCAAAAGCTATTTAAGTTGGTTACATAGTGCTAAGAGAAAGGCAACAAGGCATAAGCGCATTGAAGAAATTGTTGCGTATTGCAAAAACAATATGAAATCACGTTCATAA